One window of Agromyces rhizosphaerae genomic DNA carries:
- a CDS encoding carbohydrate ABC transporter permease: MLYPVIWMVVSSLRPTEVIFREPGIILDSFEVSNYVDGWNALSYPFNVYLLNSGLVVLGCIVGNLVSCSLAAYAFARLEFTAKRLWFAIMLVSIMLPIHVIIVPQYVMFSQVGWVNTFLPLIVPKLLATDAFFIFLMVQFIRGIPRELDEAARIDGAGHFRIYLQVIMPLMVPALATAAIFTFIWTWNDFFSQLIYLTKPDLYTVPLALRAFVDADSATNFGEMFAMSVVALLPIFLIFLFGQRFLIKGIATTGIK, from the coding sequence ATGCTCTACCCGGTGATCTGGATGGTCGTGAGCTCGCTCCGGCCGACCGAGGTGATCTTCCGCGAGCCCGGCATCATCCTCGACAGCTTCGAGGTGTCGAACTACGTCGACGGCTGGAACGCGCTGTCGTACCCGTTCAACGTGTACCTGCTGAACTCGGGGCTGGTGGTGCTCGGATGCATCGTCGGCAACCTGGTCTCGTGCTCGCTGGCGGCGTACGCGTTCGCCAGGCTCGAGTTCACCGCCAAGCGCCTGTGGTTCGCGATCATGCTCGTGTCGATCATGCTGCCGATCCACGTGATCATCGTGCCGCAGTACGTGATGTTCTCCCAGGTCGGCTGGGTCAACACGTTCCTGCCGCTGATCGTGCCGAAGCTGCTCGCGACCGACGCGTTCTTCATCTTCCTGATGGTGCAGTTCATCCGCGGCATCCCGCGCGAGCTCGACGAGGCCGCGCGCATCGACGGCGCCGGGCACTTCCGCATCTACCTGCAGGTCATCATGCCGCTCATGGTGCCGGCGCTCGCGACCGCCGCGATCTTCACCTTCATCTGGACCTGGAACGACTTCTTCAGCCAGCTCATCTACCTGACGAAGCCCGACCTGTACACGGTGCCGCTCGCGCTCCGCGCGTTCGTCGACGCCGACAGCGCGACCAACTTCGGCGAGATGTTCGCCATGAGCGTCGTCGCGCTGCTGCCCATCTTCCTGATCTTCCTCTTCGGCCAGCGATTCCTGATCAAGGGCATCGCGACGACGGGGATCAAGTGA
- a CDS encoding carbohydrate ABC transporter permease: MSALGELRSMKRTGDGASPAASRGRKQNRAAFLFLLPWFLGLFLITIGPMAASLVLSFTRYNLLSPPRFNGIDNIVRMLEDGRLHKSIEVTFQYVFISVPLQLALALLLAVVLDRGLRGLSFYRSAFYLPSLLGASVAIAMLWRQIFGVDGLVNQVLAFFGIEGQGWISSPDTALGTLMILNVWTFGSPMVIFLAGLRQIPVMYYEAASVDGAGRWQQFWRITMPMLTPIIFFNLILQIIGAFQSFTQAYIVSGGTGGPIDSTLFYTLYLYDRGFANLDMGYASAMAWLLLVIIAAFTALNFWASKYWVFYDDQD, encoded by the coding sequence ATGAGCGCCCTCGGCGAACTCCGGAGCATGAAGCGCACCGGCGATGGCGCGTCACCCGCCGCATCGCGGGGGCGGAAGCAGAACCGTGCCGCGTTCCTGTTCCTGCTGCCGTGGTTCCTCGGGCTCTTCCTCATCACCATCGGCCCGATGGCCGCCTCGCTGGTGCTCTCGTTCACGCGGTACAACCTGCTGAGCCCGCCGCGGTTCAACGGCATCGACAACATCGTGCGGATGCTCGAGGACGGCCGGCTGCACAAGTCGATCGAGGTCACGTTCCAGTACGTGTTCATCTCGGTGCCGCTGCAGCTCGCGCTCGCGCTGCTGCTCGCGGTGGTGCTCGACCGCGGCCTTCGAGGGCTGTCGTTCTACCGCTCGGCCTTCTACCTGCCGTCGCTGCTCGGCGCGAGCGTCGCCATCGCGATGCTCTGGCGGCAGATCTTCGGCGTCGACGGCCTGGTGAACCAGGTGCTCGCCTTCTTCGGCATCGAGGGCCAGGGCTGGATCTCGAGCCCCGACACCGCACTCGGCACGCTCATGATCCTGAACGTCTGGACCTTCGGCTCGCCGATGGTCATCTTCCTCGCCGGCCTCAGGCAGATCCCGGTGATGTACTACGAGGCCGCGTCGGTCGACGGCGCGGGGAGGTGGCAGCAGTTCTGGCGCATCACGATGCCGATGCTCACGCCGATCATCTTCTTCAACCTGATCCTCCAGATCATCGGCGCGTTCCAGTCGTTCACCCAGGCGTACATCGTCTCGGGCGGCACGGGCGGCCCGATCGACTCGACGCTCTTCTACACGCTCTACCTCTACGACCGCGGCTTCGCGAACCTCGACATGGGGTACGCGTCCGCGATGGCCTGGCTCCTGCTGGTCATCATCGCCGCATTCACCGCGCTCAACTTCTGGGCCTCGAAGTATTGGGTCTTCTACGATGACCAGGACTGA
- the rplL gene encoding 50S ribosomal protein L7/L12: MAKLSTEELLEQFKGLTLIELSEFVKAFEETFEVTAAAPVAVAAAGAPAAGGGDAAAEEEKTEFDVILEAAGDKKIQVIKVVRELTSLGLGEAKAVVDGAPKAVLEAAAKDAADKAKEALEAAGATVTLK, translated from the coding sequence ATGGCAAAGCTGTCCACTGAGGAGCTGCTCGAGCAGTTCAAGGGCCTGACCCTCATCGAGCTCTCGGAGTTCGTCAAGGCGTTCGAGGAGACCTTCGAGGTCACCGCGGCCGCCCCCGTCGCGGTTGCCGCTGCCGGTGCTCCGGCCGCGGGCGGCGGCGACGCCGCCGCCGAGGAGGAGAAGACCGAGTTCGACGTCATCCTCGAGGCTGCCGGCGACAAGAAGATCCAGGTCATCAAGGTCGTCCGCGAGCTCACCTCGCTCGGCCTCGGCGAGGCCAAGGCCGTCGTCGACGGTGCCCCCAAGGCCGTCCTCGAGGCTGCCGCCAAGGACGCCGCTGACAAGGCGAAGGAGGCCCTCGAGGCCGCCGGCGCCACCGTCACGCTCAAGTAG